From Aspergillus chevalieri M1 DNA, chromosome 4, nearly complete sequence, a single genomic window includes:
- the HXT1_1 gene encoding sugar porter family MFS transporter (COG:A;~EggNog:ENOG410PFSV;~InterPro:IPR005829,IPR005828,IPR003663,IPR036259, IPR020846;~PFAM:PF00083,PF07690;~SMCOG1169:sugar transport protein;~TransMembrane:12 (i50-68o101-121i128-146o152-175i187-206o218-240i309-330o342-363i372-392o404-426i438-461o467-488i);~antiSMASH:Cluster_4.6;~go_component: GO:0016020 - membrane [Evidence IEA];~go_component: GO:0016021 - integral component of membrane [Evidence IEA];~go_function: GO:0022857 - transmembrane transporter activity [Evidence IEA];~go_process: GO:0055085 - transmembrane transport [Evidence IEA]): MGVPKFLSKLQPPAQDNSQSSTPARSDSTAEKDTGIIDDSPVKYLTWRSFMLGICVSMGGFIFGYSTGQISGFTTMDDFKQRFGEDMGNGEIGFSNVRNGLIVGLLSIGTMVGALVAAPIADRLGRKYSISFWALIHMVGIIVQIATDTKWYQVAVGRLVAGLGVGALSSIVPMYQSESAPRQVRGAMVSAFQLFVAFGIFISYIVNYGTHTIASTASWRITMGIGFAWPLILGIGTLFLPESPRFAYGRGRFEEARKVMCKLYGVPSNHRCIAQEMQDMKDKFEEEQRAGKAAWHEIFTGPRMLHRTILGIVLQSLQQLTGANFIFYFGNSIFGTIGLDSYITQIILGAVNFGMTFPGLYIVEHMGRRNSLILGGAWMFICFMIWASVGHFQLGVSDSAGNVMIAFTCLFIVGYATTWGPIVWAICGELYPARYRAVCIGIATASNWTWNFLISFFTPFISGAIDYAYGYVFAGCCFVGIFVVYFFVNETQGRTLEEVDTMYVLHVKPWKSASWVPPEGIVQDLHPHGDENEKKGEEQQEEAEPIEIRE, encoded by the exons ATGGGTGTTCCCAAGTTCCTATCCAAGCTGCAGCCCCCGGCTCAGGACAACTCCCAGTCCTCCACCCCTGCTCGGTCAGACTCGACTGCCGAGAAGGACACTGGCATCATTGATGACAGCCCTGTCAAGTATTTGACATGGCGGTCCTTTATGCTGGGTATCTGTGTGTCCATGGGTGGTTTCATCTTCGGTTACTCGACTG GTCAAATCTCCGGTTTCACTACTATGGACGACTTCAAGCAACGATTTGGAGAAGACATGGGTAATGGGGAAATTGGTTTCAGTAACGTCCGGAATGGTTTGATTGTTGGTTTG CTCTCCATTGGTACCATGGTTGGAGCCCTGGTCGCCGCCCCCATCGCAGACCGTCTCGGCCGCAAATATTCTATCTCCTTCTGGGCCCTCATCCACATGGTCGGCATCATCGTTCAGATCGCCACAGACACCAAGTGGTACCAGGTCGCCGTGGGTCGTCTCGTCGCCGGTCTGGGTGTCGGTGCCCTCTCGTCCATCGTTCCCATGTACCAGTCCGAGTCTGCACCCCGCCAGGTTCGTGGTGCCATGGTCAGTGCCTTCCAGCTGTTCGTCGCCTTCGGTATCTTCATCTCCTACATTGTCAACTACGGCACCCACACCATCGCCTCGACTGCTTCGTGGCGTATCACCATGGGTATCGGCTTTGCCTGGCCCCTTATCCTTGGTATTGGTACTCTGTTCCTGCCTGAGTCGCCTCGTTTCGCCTACGGCCGTGGTCGCTTCGAGGAAGCCCGCAAGGTCATGTGCAAGCTGTACGGTGTCCCCTCGAACCACCGCTGCATCGCCCAGGAGATGCAGGACATGAAGGACAAGTTCGAGGAGGAGCAGAGAGCTGGCAAGGCCGCGTGGCACGAGATCTTTACTGGTCCTCGCATGTTGCACCGTACCATCCTTGGTATTGTGCTTCAGTCTCTGCAGCAGTTGACCGGTGCCAACTTCATCTTCTACTTCGGTAACAGTATCTTCGGAACTATCGGTCTGGACAGCTACATCACCCAGATTATTCTTGGTGCTGTCAACTTCGGTATGACCTTCCCGGGCCTGTACATTGTCGAGCACATGGGTCGTCGTAACTCGCTCATTCTCGGCGGTGCTTGGATGTTCATCTGTTTCATGATCTGGGCTTCGGTTGGACACTTCCAGCTTGGCGTTAGCGACTCGGCTGGTAATGTTATGATTGCCTTTACCTGTCTGTTCATTGTCG GCTATGCGACTACCTGGGGTCCCATTGTGTGGGCTATCTGCGGTGAGCTCTACCCAGCCCGCTACCGCGCCGTCTGCATCGGAATCGCAACCGCCTCCAACTGGACCTGGAACTTCCTCATCTCCTTCTTCACCCCCTTCATCTCCGGCGCTATCGACTACGCCTATGGCTACGTCTTCGCTGGCTGTTGCTTCGTTGGCATCTTCGTCGTCTACTTCTTCGTCAACGAGACCCAGGGCCGCACCCTCGAGGAAGTCGACACCATGTACGTGCTGCACGTCAAGCCCTGGAAGAGCGCCTCGTGGGTGCCCCCGGAGGGCATTGTACAGGATTTGCACCCTCATGGCGATGAGAATGAGAAGAAAGGGgaggagcagcaggaggAGGCTGAGCCGATTGAGATTAGGGAGTAG
- a CDS encoding putative phosphatidylinositol-3,4,5-trisphosphate 3-phosphatase (BUSCO:EOG09262341;~COG:V;~EggNog:ENOG410QD6P;~InterPro:IPR029023,IPR003595,IPR016130,IPR029021, IPR000340;~go_function: GO:0004725 - protein tyrosine phosphatase activity [Evidence IEA];~go_function: GO:0008138 - protein tyrosine/serine/threonine phosphatase activity [Evidence IEA];~go_process: GO:0016311 - dephosphorylation [Evidence IEA]), whose translation MASILRQIVAGPRLQHPEAGLDLCYVTDDIIATSGPSLNFPKRAYRNPLDALVNFLDSKHGSEWCIWEFRAEGTGYPDSEVYGRIHHFPWPDHHPPPFALIPAMMASMRNWVQRLDDSGSKDTDENGKPSGKGKRVAVVHCKAGKGRSGTVACSYLISEQGWKLEDALQRFTERRMRSGFGAGVSIPSQLRWVGYVDRWAKSMNKKYVERPVEILEIHVWGLRDGVKVAIEGFVEEGKQIKCYHLFHRSEKTVVDDGKTLYGGKNGDGNGKKKDDNQEPLSAVSATSPASLFAPSTESTVTSQSSSSTPTKRINAILLRPSKPVILPSSDVNIDFERRSKAAYTGWAMVTSIAHIWFNAYFEGGDQHTSNVFEADWEALDGIKGTTKKGVRALDRLKVVWRYPPPSELGLQKDTKGGDVIAPVALGQTVTEPKPGEPIPETEPADWRGQHRDPSDGPLREHEQEMDKENLVPRERIAEATDHQHERGSKGLTVQTEHPWLTGASTAAATAASATLHSFHGLEKELGLRKQTDESQDVSLANSEDELGPGKTRNHKAHVGAAPGAAPSVSVEDSINVNANKGNGDLEGVQAHSGNKADKE comes from the exons ATG GCGTCGATCCTGCGACAAATCGTCGCTGGTCCGCGATTGCAACATCCCGAGGCTGGCTTGGATCTTTGCTATGTTACGGATGATA TCATCGCTACCTCCGGCCCCTCCCTGAACTTCCCCAAACGAGCGTACCGCAATCCCCTCGACGCCCTGGTTAATTTCCTCGACTCGAAACATGGCTCCGAGTGGTGCATATGGGAGTTTCGGGCCGAGGGCACTGGATACCCTGACTCGGAGGTGTATGGACGAATCCACCATTTCCCCTGGCCAGACCACCATCCCCCGCCGTTCGCGCTTATACCGGCCATGATGGCCAGTATGCGGAACTGGGTGCAAAGGTTAGACGACAGTGGCTCCAAGGATACAGACGAGAACGGAAAACCGTCGGGTAAAGGGAAGCGAGTGGCGGTCGTGCACTGCAAGGCTGGGAAAGGGCGCAGTGGGACTGTCGCGTGCAGTTATCTGATCAGCGAGCAGGGGTGGAAACTTGAGGATGCGCTTCAGCGGTTTACGGAACGGCGTATGCGGAGTGGGTTTGGGGCTGGGGTTAGTATTCCCAGTCAGCTGCGGTGGGTGGGATATGTTGATCGGTGGGCGAAGTCGATGAATAAGAAGTATGTTGAACGGCCTGTGGAGATTCTTGAGATACATGTTTGGGGATTGAGAGATGGGGTCAAGGTCGCGATTGAGGGGTTtgttgaggaggggaagcagATCAAGTGCTATCACCTGTTTCATCGCAGTGAGAAGACGGTTGTCGACGATGGGAAGACGCTATATGGCGGGAAGAATGGGGATGGCAATGGTAAGAAAAAGGACGACAACCAAGAACCTCTGTCAGCTGTGTCAGCAACGTCTCCTGCGTCTTTGTTTGCGCCCTCTACAGAATCCACCGTCACCAGTCAATCCAGCAGTTCGACGCCTACAAAACGCATCAATGCCATCCTCCTCCGACCCAGCAAACCCGTCATCCTCCCGAGCTCCGACGTGAACATCGATTTCGAACGACGCAGCAAAGCCGCCTACACCGGCTGGGCCATGGTCACTTCCATCGCCCACATCTGGTTCAACGCCTACTTCGAAGGCGGCGACCAACACACTTCCAACGTCTTCGAAGCCGACTGGGAGGCGCTAGACGGTATCAAAGGAACAACAAAGAAGGGGGTAAGAGCCCTCGACCGCTTGAAGGTCGTCTGGCGCTACCCACCACCCTCCGAACTAGGCCTGCAAAAGGATACCAAGGGAGGCGATGTAATCGCGCCCGTGGCCCTAGGCCAAACAGTCACTGAGCCAAAACCCGGCGAACCAATCCCTGAAACCGAACCAGCGGACTGGCGCGGCCAACACCGGGATCCCAGCGATGGGCCCCTCCGCGAACACGAGCAGGAAATGGATAAAGAAAACCTCGTCCCGCGCGAGCGCATCGCAGAGGCAACAGACCACCAACACGAGCGAGGCTCAAAGGGCCTGACTGTTCAGACGGAGCACCCATGGCTCACTGGTGCTAGCACCGCGGCTGCGACGGCTGCATCAGCCACATTACATTCCTTCCATGGATTGGAGAAAGAACTGGGATTGAGGAAGCAAACGGATGAGAGCCAGGATGTTAGCTTGGCGAATAGTGAGGATGAATTGGGGCCGGGGAAGACGAGGAATCACAAGGCGCATGTTGGTGCTGCGCCTGGTGCTGCGCCGAGTGTTTCGGTGGAGGATAGTATTAACGTTAATGCTAATAAGGGCAATGGGGATTTGGAGGGTGTACAGGCGCATTCTGGGAATAAGGCGGATAAGGAATAG
- a CDS encoding uncharacterized protein (COG:S;~EggNog:ENOG410Q2VG;~SECRETED:SignalP(1-18)), protein MQLTTILTTALLSSVSLAGTFKTLSKSKPNPALTWHVANFNTHCTAGDCTYNFHIAGQGTQNTPGFNTTCTGTTGKKEYQPCGDEQISAIVDPAKSSQWDVEVQHTWIKGEAQFWAVGSANATAPSKRFNITVDEQYGVA, encoded by the coding sequence ATGCAGCTCACCACGATCCTCACCACcgccctcctctcctccgtctccCTTGCCGGCACCTTCAAAACCCTCTCCAAGAGCAAGCCCAACCCAGCCCTGACCTGGCACGTCGCCAACTTCAACACTCACTGCACCGCCGGTGACTGCACCTACAACTTCCACATTGCCGGCCAGGGCACCCAAAACACCCCCGGCTTTAACACCACCTGCACCGGCACCACGGGCAAGAAGGAGTACCAGCCCTGCGGCGACGAGCAGATCTCGGCCATTGTCGACCCTGCCAAGTCGTCGCAGTGGGACGTCGAGGTCCAACATACTTGGATCAAGGGCGAGGCCCAGTTCTGGGCTGTTGGCAGTGCTAATGCCACTGCTCCGTCGAAGAGGTTTAACATTACTGTTGATGAGCAGTATGGTGTTGCCTAA
- a CDS encoding pentatricopeptide repeat protein (COG:S;~EggNog:ENOG410PMY6;~InterPro:IPR002885,IPR011990;~PFAM:PF01535,PF13812;~go_function: GO:0005515 - protein binding [Evidence IEA]) yields MPQRKLILDGLWYCLCPSFSLATLRRPGVSLIKGKRDLPSGRLPTRTPLPRRCYSSSKPAGADNGSTGKETAPDNASTTDLPTEQRKTQPGPSKTAHPDHFIGVPENLAGQSTANLESKLKESSPRGPKIHSTMQILHTLVRMRHVRPGVRHYRALILANADPERGSPDVLRGLLTEMEQNGIPADSGTLHAALQVLAVHPDYLLRQEILRTLRDRWLPLSPTGWHWVVTGLLRENQFEMALDHIAHMERKDIVVQDWLHGLLIYNLCEFEEFDEVARLMQSRVNQGHDMSLELWRYVLDVASTAQHEETTRFVWTQMVQLGYLQPSREICAKVLTMASRAGDADLAASVVGFLAESGVKLEQKDYENLVETHTTAGSLISAFEVMCSMRKAGMALAENTTRSVRMYMIQTKIRPRDAWGMLKRLKASKHDIPPECARVVIELCEHEAQDDPFAVDEGVDLYKDLYTLCPGGADVTIYNTLVSMCRHAQNREAAMFVVKEMASLGVVPNATTFESLIFMCLDAGNYESAYLYFQDMIERGFTPDEEAKTEIRDQCTGSSDKFAVQLKYHPSVRGDLVRTKEPGDTLVPKDRIKKPSSPLARYVQAPKESWIIPNLSKDERRAVTKARRKAKRRRMAIARGKAEEGWMEHEAGGLEPEVKV; encoded by the exons ATGCCGCAAAGGAAGCTCATACTTGATGGGCTTTGGTATTGCCTCTGTCCATCATTCAGCCTAGCAACTTTGCGACGTCCTGGAGTTTCTCTTATCAAGGGAAAGCGAGATCTACCAAGTGGCAGACTGCCCACTCGAACCCCTCTACCGCGAAGATGTTATAGCAGCAGCAAACCCGCCGGTGCTGACAATGGGTCTACTGGCAAAGAGACGGCACCGGATAATGCCTCAACTACAGATTTGCCGACTGAGCAACGGAAAACCCAGCCAGGACCGTCGAAGACCGCACATCCGGACCATTTCATCGGGGTACCAGAAAACCTCGCGGGGCAATCTACGGCGAATCTCGAATCGAAGCTTAAAGAATCATCACCCCGCGGACCTAAAATCCATAGCACGATGCAGATATTACATACGTTGGTTAGAATGCGCCATGTTCGGCCGGGGGTGCGCCATTATCGAGCGCTGATTCTGGCGAATGCGGATCCGGAGCGCGGGTCGCCGGATGTGCTGCGTGGGTTACTTACGGAAATGGAGCAGAATGGTATTCCGGCGGATTCGGGGACATTGCATGCTGCGCTGCAG GTACTTGCGGTGCATCCCGACTACCTCCTTCGCCAGGAAATCTTGCGGACGTTGCGCGATAGATGGCTTCCGTTAAGTCCTACCGGATGGCATTGGGTTGTAACTGGTCTTCTTCGGGAAAACCAGTTTGAGATGGCGCTGGATCATATTGCGCatatggagaggaaagaTATTGTGGTCCAGGATTGGTTACATGGCCTGCTCATCTATAACCTCTGCGAATTTGAAGAGTTTGATGAGGTGGCTCGGCTGATGCAGTCCCGAGTTAACCAGGGCCATGACATGTCATTGGAACTATGGCGGTATGTGCTGGATGTCGCGAGTACGGCTCAGCATGAAGAAACTACTCGCTTCGTCTGGACTCAAATGGTGCAGTTGGGGTATCTTCAACCGTCCCGTGAGATTTGCGCCAAGGTCCTGACTATGGCATCTCGTGCGGGAGACGCCGATTTGGCCGCGTCGGTGGTTGGGTTCCTGGCAGAGTCCGGGGTTAAGCTTGAGCAGAAGGATTACGAGAATCTCGTGGAGACCCATACCACAGCAGGTAGCCTGATTTCGGCATTTGAAGTCATGTGCTCAATGCGCAAGGCTGGCATGGCCCTGGCCGAAAACACCACGCGTTCCGTCCGTATGTATATGATCCAGACGAAGATTCGCCCGCGCGACGCATGGGGCATGCTCAAGCGGTTGAAAGCATCAAAGCATGATATCCCACCCGAGTGCGCCCGGGTTGTCATCGAGCTGTGTGAACATGAAGCACAGGATGACCCATTTGCCGTGGACGAGGGGGTAGATCTGTACAAGGACCTGTACACATTATGCCCGGGGGGAGCCGACGTTACAATCTACAACACCCTAGTCAGCATGTGCCGCCACGCGCAGAACCGCGAAGCAGCCATGTTCGTCGTGAAGGAAATGGCCTCTCTCGGCGTGGTCCCCAACGCAACGACCTTTGAAAGCCTCATCTTCATGTGTCTCGACGCCGGCAACTACGAATCCGCCTATCTCTACTTCCAAGACATGATCGAGCGCGGCTTCACGCCGGACGAAGAAGCAAAGACCGAAATCCGCGATCAGTGTACCGGGTCCAGCGACAAGTTCGCCGTCCAGTTGAAGTACCACCCCAGCGTCCGGGGAGATTTAGTCCGCACCAAAGAACCGGGAGATACATTGGTCCCGAAGGATCGGATCAAGAAGCCCTCGTCGCCGCTTGCGCGGTATGTCCAGGCTCCCAAGGAGAGCTGGATTATCCCGAACTTGTCAAAAGACGAGCGACGGGCTGTCACTAAGGCGCGGAGAAAGGCGAAGAGACGACGGATGGCGATTGCGAGGGGGAAAGCAGAGGAGGGGTGGATGGAACATGAGGCCGGGGGTTTGGAGCCAGAGGTCAAGGTTTGA
- the LSM4 gene encoding U6 snRNA-associated Sm-like protein LSm4 (COG:A;~EggNog:ENOG410PQRW;~InterPro:IPR027141,IPR034101,IPR010920,IPR001163;~PFAM:PF01423;~go_process: GO:0000398 - mRNA splicing, via spliceosome [Evidence IEA];~go_process: GO:0000956 - nuclear-transcribed mRNA catabolic process [Evidence IEA];~go_process: GO:0006396 - RNA processing [Evidence IEA]): MLPLGILTAAQGHPMLVELKNGETLNGHLANCDNWMNLVLKEVVQTSPEGDRFFKLPEVYVRGNNIKYLRIPEEIIDIVKEQQQARDSGRGRGGYRGDGRDRGRGGRGRGRGRGRGGS, encoded by the exons ATG TTACCATTGGGCATCCTAACAGCCGCGCAAGGCCACCCGATGCTCGTCGAGCTCAAAAATGGCGAGACTTTGAACGGCCACCTCGCCAACTGCGACAACTGGATGAACCTGGTGCTGAAGGAGGTTGTGCAAACAAGCCCCGAAGGTGACCGCTTCTTCAAGTTACCAGAGGTCTACGTGAGGGGAAACAAT ATCAAATACCTACGGATCCCCGAAGAAATCATTGATATCGTCAAGGAGCAACAACAGGCCCGCGACTCTGGTCGCGGTCGGGGTGGCTACAGAGGTGATGGACGTGACCGGGGCCGTGGGGGCCGTGGACGCGGTCGGGGCAGAGGGCGAGGTGGAAGCTAA
- the hat1 gene encoding histone acetyltransferase catalytic subunit HAT1 (BUSCO:EOG09263EVJ;~COG:B;~EggNog:ENOG410PHRB;~InterPro:IPR037113,IPR019467,IPR017380,IPR016181;~PFAM:PF10394;~go_component: GO:0005634 - nucleus [Evidence IEA];~go_function: GO:0004402 - histone acetyltransferase activity [Evidence IEA];~go_process: GO:0006325 - chromatin organization [Evidence IEA];~go_process: GO:0006348 - chromatin silencing at telomere [Evidence IEA];~go_process: GO:0016573 - histone acetylation [Evidence IEA]): MSGQDDWSCDANDAVHITIVQPGQEKPKTLSGFHPQFTYPIFGDEEQIFGYKGLIIRLRFTAHDLRPHVHISYDEKFKAVEDAEPLNLLETIKPWVPEEAFINLPEYEKAVQNDESGKDFVPPGKRVHSYVTRGRTYEIWAGSLADPEVRRLLDRAQIFVSLFIEAGTPLETDDPEWTLERWMVYFVYEKVTPPTPTASQYSIVGYATTYRWWHYKRDQSEAPAVSTDPYPPKEVRPAELPSRLRIAQFLILPPHQGSGHGTHMYTTIHTACFDDPTIVELTVEDPNEAFDALRDTADYHILHPEFTKHKVNINPDPYEAHSKKQRPRLVPTADLIPVKLLHDIRMSYKIAPTQFAHILEMFLLSQIPVKNRQAGGANMSRLLIKKYKTDDPDERRYYWWRLLLKQRLYKRSRDVLMQLDLSERIQKLEETVTNVEEGYEVLLKGFKEREDTLKVKEEEAAELSEAKSTAILDEANENPSGTLGRDQRVKRKFTVEDDDEGEEEGEGDAAKRPKV, from the exons ATGTCAGGTCAAGACGATT GGTCCTGCGATGCGAATGACGCCGTGCACATCACCATTGTGCAACCCGGTCAGGAAAAGCCCAAGACGCTTTCGGGCTTTCATCCACAGTTTACCTACCCCATTTTTGGCGATGAAGAGCAGATTTTTGGTTACAAGGGCTTGATTATCCGGTTGCGCTTCACAGCTCACGATCTTCGCCCGCATGTCCACATTTCTTACGACGAGAAGTTCAAGGCGGTTGAGGATGCAGAACCTTTGAACCTTTTGGAGACCATCAAGCCTTGGGTTCCGGAAG AGGCATTCATCAACCTCCCCGAATACGAGAAAGCCGTTCAAAATGACGAAAGTGGAAAGGACTTTGTACCTCCCGGAAAGCGCGTACACAGCTATGTCACTCGAGGAAGGACATATGAGATCTGGGCTGGATCGCTCGCTGATCCAGAAGTGCGACGGTTGTTGGATCGCGCGCAGATCTTCGTGTCTTTATTCATCGAGGCCGGAACACCTCTAGAGACGGACGATCCCGAGTGGACTCTGGAAAGATGGATGGTATACTTTGT GTATGAGAAGGTGACCCCTCCTACGCCAACTGCTTCGCAATATTCTATCGTTGGATATGCGACGACATACCGCTGGTGGCACTACAAGAGAGATCAGTCAGAAGCGCCTGCCGTCAGCACCGACCCATACCCACCAAAAGAAGTCAGGCCTGCAGAGCTGCCGTCCCGGCTGCGGATTGCCCAGTTCTTGATTCTCCCCCCTCATCAAGGCTCTGGCCATGGCACTCATATGTATACTACCATTCATAccgcttgcttcgatgaccCGACCATCGTCGAGCTCACCGTCGAAGATCCCAACGAAGCTTTCGACGCGCTTCGCGATACAGCGGACTACCATATCCTGCATCCTGAATTCACGAAGCACAAAGTGAACATCAACCCCGACCCTTACGAAGCACACTCCAAAAAGCAACGGCCACGCCTCGTTCCAACTGCCGACCTTATCCCCGTCAAACTCCTCCATGACATCCGCATGTCCTACAAAATCGCACCTACACAGTTCGCTCACATCTTGGAAATGTTTCTCCTGAGCCAGATTCCTGTCAAGAACCGACAGGCCGGTGGAGCCAACATGTCGCGGCTGTTGATCAAAAAGTACAAGACAGACGACCCTGACGAGCGTCGATACTACTGGTGGCGCTTGCTTCTCAAGCAGCGCCTGTACAAGCGCTCTCGTGATGTCCTGATGCAACTAGATCTAAGCGAGCGCATCCAGAAACTCGAAGAGACTGTCACTAATGTCGAGGAGGGCTACGAGGTTTTGCTGAAGGGATTCAAAGAGCGCGAGGACACTCTGAAGGTtaaggaagaggaagccgCGGAACTTTCTGAGGCGAAGTCTACTGCCATCCTGGATGAAGCCAACGAGAATCCCAGCGGCACTCTCGGCAGAGACCAGCGTGTTAAGCGGAAATTCACAGTggaggatgacgatgagggcgaagaagaaggcgaggGAGATGCTGCTAAGCGGCCCAAAGTGTAG